A single window of Gossypium arboreum isolate Shixiya-1 chromosome 13, ASM2569848v2, whole genome shotgun sequence DNA harbors:
- the LOC108462970 gene encoding small ubiquitin-related modifier 1 → MSGVTNQEEDKKPADQTAHINLKVKGQDGNEVFFRIKRSTQLKKLMNAYCDRQSVDFNSIAFLFDGRRLRGEQTPDELEMEEGDEIDAMLHQTGGAMA, encoded by the exons ATGTCAGGCGTAACCAATCAAGAGGAAGACAAGAAACCCGCTGATCAAACGGCTCACATTAATCTTAAAGTCAAAGGCCAG GATGGGAATGAAGTTTTTTTTAGGATTAAGAGAAGTACTCAACTGAAGAAGCTGATGAATGCGTACTGTGATCGACAATCAGTGGATTTCAACTCTATTGCTTTCCTGTTTGATGGCCGCCGTCTGCGAGGGGAGCAAACTCCAGATGag TTGGAAATGGAAGAAGGGGATGAAATAGATGCAATGCTACATCAAACTGGTGGTGCTATGGCCTAA